From Daucus carota subsp. sativus chromosome 6, DH1 v3.0, whole genome shotgun sequence, the proteins below share one genomic window:
- the LOC108192839 gene encoding transcription initiation factor TFIID subunit 10 produces the protein MSQRQQLEENRHNDDVALSNFLASLMDYTPTIPDELAEHYLAKSGFQCPDVRLVRLVAVATQKFIADVATDALQHCKARQAAVVKDKRDKLQKDKRLTLAMEDLSKALQEYGVNVKHQEYFADSPSAGLDAASRDE, from the coding sequence ATGAGCCAAAGGCAACAATTGGAAGAAAACAGACACAACGATGATGTCGCACTTTCCAATTTCTTGGCATCCTTAATGGACTACACCCCCACTATACCTGATGAATTGGCTGAGCATTATCTGGCCAAAAGTGGGTTTCAGTGTCCAGATGTACGACTTGTTAGGTTGGTAGCCGTAGCTACACAGAAGTTCATTGCAGATGTCGCCACTGATGCTCTTCAGCATTGTAAAGCAAGACAAGCTGCAGTGGTCAAAGATAAAAGAGACAAGCTTCAAAAGGATAAACGCCTGACTTTAGCGATGGAGGACCTTTCAAAAGCACTGCAAGAGTATGGTGTGAATGTCAAACATCAGGAGTACTTTGCTGATAGCCCCTCCGCAGGGTTAGATGCTGCCTCAAGGGACGAATGA